Proteins encoded together in one Mycobacterium simiae window:
- a CDS encoding CoA transferase: MSDAAAKWGSSGLAYLTGLPDGPPDFSRAGVLIRAEQVAAAVGARLGVPVAAPTLLAGRAALLGLTRRGRIAAGGSTWLLATRDGWCAATLSRPDDIAAVPALLEVDDITGDPWPMVQRWAATRVTSAITDRAELLDIPAAGLGEVSAVAPRARRNSAPAGPREFADLLVADLSSMWAGPLCGQLLARAGATVVKVESPRRPDGTRLGNREFFDWMNNEKLSYCLDFDTQADELRALLTVADIVIEGSRPAALARRRLGPQHIAPRSGRIWLRITGYGPESTRPAFGDDAAVAGGLVGASVQGPVFCGDAIADPLTGLEATAAVAESLLRGGGELIDVTMAGTAGAYAALPVAELAEGWPATVPQPPPSQRRAADLGADNDVVRRTVSERHLLPC, translated from the coding sequence GTGAGTGACGCGGCGGCGAAGTGGGGGAGCAGCGGGCTGGCCTACCTGACCGGCCTGCCCGACGGTCCCCCCGACTTCTCCCGCGCCGGCGTGCTGATACGCGCCGAACAGGTCGCCGCAGCCGTTGGCGCCCGCTTGGGTGTTCCCGTCGCGGCGCCCACCCTGCTGGCCGGGCGGGCGGCGCTGCTCGGGTTGACCCGCCGCGGGCGTATCGCCGCGGGCGGTAGTACCTGGCTGCTTGCCACCCGAGACGGCTGGTGTGCGGCGACGTTGTCACGCCCGGACGACATCGCCGCCGTCCCCGCCCTGCTCGAGGTCGACGACATCACCGGCGATCCCTGGCCGATGGTGCAGCGCTGGGCCGCAACACGGGTCACGTCCGCGATCACCGACCGCGCGGAGCTGCTCGACATTCCGGCGGCCGGCCTGGGTGAGGTGTCGGCAGTGGCACCGCGAGCGCGCCGGAACAGCGCCCCCGCCGGCCCCCGCGAATTCGCCGACCTACTGGTGGCCGACCTGTCGTCGATGTGGGCCGGCCCGCTGTGTGGGCAGCTGTTGGCTCGCGCTGGCGCGACCGTCGTCAAGGTCGAAAGCCCACGCCGCCCAGACGGCACGCGGCTGGGCAATCGCGAATTCTTCGACTGGATGAACAATGAAAAGCTGTCCTACTGCCTGGATTTCGATACCCAAGCCGACGAGCTGCGGGCACTGCTGACGGTCGCCGACATCGTCATCGAAGGCTCGCGCCCCGCAGCGCTCGCACGCCGCCGGCTGGGTCCGCAACATATTGCGCCGCGATCGGGTCGAATCTGGTTGCGTATCACCGGATACGGCCCGGAATCCACGCGGCCCGCATTCGGTGACGACGCCGCTGTCGCAGGCGGACTGGTGGGGGCCAGTGTCCAGGGCCCGGTGTTCTGCGGCGACGCCATCGCCGATCCGCTGACCGGGCTGGAAGCCACCGCGGCGGTGGCCGAGTCGCTGTTGCGCGGCGGTGGCGAACTGATTGACGTGACGATGGCGGGCACCGCCGGCGCCTACGCTGCCCTGCCCGTCGCGGAACTCGCCGAAGGTTGGCCAGCCACAGTGCCCCAACCCCCGCCGTCGCAGCGCCGGGCCGCCGACCTGGGTGCCGACAACGATGTCGTCCGCCGCACCGTATCCGAAAGGCACCTGCTGCCATGCTGA
- a CDS encoding hotdog family protein produces the protein MTGNGYAGIREGGPYFDDLSPGQVFDWAPVATLSAGLAAAHQAIVGDRLRLALDADLAAAVLAAPAPLAHPGLVCDVAVGQSTLVTQRVKANLFYRGLTFHRFPLIGDSLYTRTEVVGLRANSVKAGRAPTGLAALRMTTIDQADRLVLDFHRCAMLPASPGWIPDDAPADDLSGIGADAAPPASDPVAQWDGEAFRKRVPAPHFDVGMAGRVLHSTGDVVSNAPELARLTLNIAAAHHDWRSGGRRLVYGGHTIGLALAQANRLLPNLATVLGWESCDHTGPVYEGDTLYSLLQIESAEATAQGGVLGLRSQVYAVSDTAGEPDRQVLDWRLRALHF, from the coding sequence GTGACAGGTAACGGGTATGCGGGGATTCGTGAGGGCGGTCCGTACTTTGACGACCTTTCGCCGGGCCAAGTCTTCGACTGGGCGCCTGTGGCGACCCTGTCCGCGGGGTTGGCCGCCGCACACCAGGCGATCGTGGGCGACCGGCTACGGCTGGCTCTGGATGCCGACCTGGCTGCCGCGGTGCTCGCCGCGCCGGCGCCGCTGGCGCATCCGGGTCTGGTTTGCGACGTCGCCGTCGGGCAGAGCACGCTGGTCACCCAGCGGGTCAAGGCCAACCTGTTCTACCGCGGGCTGACGTTTCACCGCTTTCCGCTGATCGGTGACTCGCTCTACACCCGTACCGAAGTTGTTGGGTTGCGCGCTAATTCGGTGAAGGCTGGCCGCGCGCCGACGGGTTTGGCCGCGCTGCGGATGACCACGATCGACCAGGCCGACCGATTGGTGCTCGATTTCCACCGCTGCGCCATGCTGCCCGCGAGTCCCGGCTGGATTCCCGACGACGCGCCCGCTGACGACCTGTCGGGGATCGGCGCCGATGCCGCGCCGCCGGCCTCCGATCCGGTTGCGCAGTGGGACGGTGAGGCATTCCGAAAGCGAGTTCCCGCACCGCATTTCGATGTCGGCATGGCCGGCAGGGTGCTGCACAGCACCGGCGACGTCGTCAGCAACGCGCCCGAATTAGCCAGGCTGACCTTGAATATTGCTGCTGCACACCACGATTGGCGGAGCGGTGGCCGCCGCCTGGTATACGGTGGGCACACCATCGGGTTGGCGCTCGCTCAGGCCAACAGGCTGCTGCCGAATCTGGCGACGGTGTTGGGTTGGGAGTCCTGCGACCACACCGGGCCGGTGTATGAGGGCGACACCCTGTACAGCCTGCTGCAGATCGAATCGGCCGAGGCCACCGCGCAAGGTGGGGTGCTGGGACTGCGGTCGCAGGTCTATGCGGTCAGTGACACTGCCGGTGAGCCCGACCGGCAGGTGCTCGACTGGCGGCTGCGCGCCCTGCACTTCTGA
- a CDS encoding acyl-CoA dehydrogenase family protein, translating into MNDEEDMLVATVRAFIDREVKPTVREVEHANTYPEAWIEQMKRIGIYGLAIPEEYGGSPVSMPGYVRVTQELARGWMSLAGAMGGHTVVAKLLTLFGTEQQKRAYLPRMATGEVRATMALTEPGGGSDLQNMSTTALPDGSGALVINGAKTWISNARHAGLIALLCKTDPNAMPRHKGISVVLVEQGPGLTISRDLPKLGYKGVESCELSFDNYVAPTSAVLGDRMGSGFSQMMKGLETGRIQVAARALGVATAALEDALAYAQQRESFGQPIWKHQAVGNYLADMATKLTAARQLTRYAAERYDSGERCDMEAGMAKLFASEVAMEIALNAVRIHGGYGYSTEYDVERYFRDAPLMIVGEGTNEIQRNVIAGQLVARGGI; encoded by the coding sequence GTGAACGACGAAGAAGACATGCTGGTCGCCACGGTGCGGGCGTTCATCGACCGCGAGGTCAAACCGACGGTCCGCGAGGTCGAGCACGCCAACACCTATCCCGAGGCGTGGATTGAACAGATGAAGCGGATCGGCATCTACGGCCTGGCCATCCCGGAGGAATACGGCGGCTCCCCGGTGTCAATGCCGGGGTACGTACGCGTCACCCAGGAGCTGGCCCGCGGCTGGATGAGCCTGGCCGGCGCCATGGGTGGGCACACCGTGGTCGCCAAGTTGCTCACGCTGTTTGGCACCGAGCAGCAAAAGCGTGCCTACCTGCCACGGATGGCCACCGGGGAAGTGCGCGCCACGATGGCGCTGACCGAGCCGGGCGGCGGGTCCGACCTACAGAACATGTCGACCACCGCGCTGCCCGACGGCTCCGGCGCACTGGTGATCAACGGCGCCAAGACCTGGATCAGCAATGCGCGTCACGCCGGACTGATTGCGCTGCTGTGCAAGACCGACCCGAACGCCATGCCGCGGCACAAGGGAATCTCGGTCGTGCTCGTCGAACAGGGCCCGGGACTGACGATCTCGCGGGATCTGCCCAAGCTGGGTTACAAGGGCGTCGAATCCTGCGAACTGTCGTTCGACAACTATGTCGCACCCACCTCGGCCGTCCTGGGCGACCGGATGGGCAGCGGTTTTTCACAAATGATGAAGGGCCTCGAGACGGGCCGCATCCAAGTGGCCGCGCGGGCCCTGGGCGTAGCGACCGCCGCCCTGGAGGACGCGTTGGCCTATGCGCAGCAACGGGAAAGCTTCGGCCAGCCGATCTGGAAGCACCAGGCCGTCGGCAACTACCTCGCTGACATGGCCACCAAACTCACCGCTGCCCGCCAGCTCACCCGTTATGCCGCCGAACGCTACGACAGCGGCGAACGTTGTGACATGGAGGCCGGCATGGCCAAACTGTTCGCCTCCGAAGTCGCAATGGAAATCGCCCTGAACGCGGTGCGCATCCACGGCGGATACGGATACTCCACCGAATACGACGTCGAGCGCTACTTCCGCGACGCCCCGCTGATGATCGTCGGCGAAGGCACGAATGAGATCCAGCGCAATGTGATTGCCGGGCAGTTGGTTGCCCGTGGCGGCATCTGA
- a CDS encoding CD225/dispanin family protein, with protein MSYPPGPYEGSPEWQGQPPPPDWQGQPQQPEWPGQPQAAWPQPPQPGPWPGQQPTGWPGQQEPDNYLVWAILCTVLCCLPFGIVSLVYSNKVSGLWAQGRVAEAQDASNNAKKWAIIGAIAGAVAYAIIAILYIVIAVVAVSSIPSTTPTTFGGY; from the coding sequence ATGAGTTATCCCCCAGGGCCGTACGAAGGTTCACCGGAGTGGCAGGGCCAACCACCACCACCGGACTGGCAAGGCCAACCGCAGCAACCGGAATGGCCGGGGCAGCCGCAGGCCGCCTGGCCCCAACCGCCGCAGCCGGGCCCGTGGCCGGGACAGCAGCCGACGGGCTGGCCGGGCCAGCAGGAGCCGGATAATTATCTCGTCTGGGCGATTCTGTGCACGGTGCTGTGCTGCCTTCCGTTCGGCATTGTCTCGCTTGTCTACTCGAACAAGGTGTCCGGATTATGGGCACAAGGCCGGGTGGCCGAAGCGCAGGACGCGTCGAACAACGCCAAGAAGTGGGCGATCATCGGAGCGATCGCCGGCGCCGTGGCATACGCGATCATCGCAATCTTGTACATCGTGATCGCCGTGGTGGCGGTGTCAAGCATTCCGTCGACCACCCCCACCACGTTCGGGGGTTACTGA
- a CDS encoding enoyl-CoA hydratase/isomerase family protein has product MLRVVDLSNAPEAGSALLPGVVVGVGSAGELARNQPWLDAVTFTLSEDDCADRRVVTVESVPAALSELRTRCERWPHASSVCDDVLRAVPSDAATLAGVVTESLAYSTLQAGPEFARWLAERGQAAMPEIADPVLAERDGDTLRIRFNRPHRHNAFSTDARAALLEALTVAQLDPSVTAIVLSGNGPSFCSGGDLAEFGSFADPASAHLARTRHSPALVLDALTARLGRSCRAEVHGRVLGSGLEMAAFCGWIEAREDSVFGLPELSLGLIPGAGGTVSVTRRIGRWRTAYLVLSGRTIGANTALDWGLVDAIGVGTQRIAQ; this is encoded by the coding sequence ATGCTGCGGGTGGTCGACCTGTCGAACGCGCCGGAGGCCGGCTCCGCCTTGTTGCCGGGCGTGGTCGTCGGCGTGGGCTCTGCCGGTGAACTCGCTCGAAACCAACCATGGTTGGATGCAGTAACTTTCACGCTGAGCGAGGACGACTGCGCCGACCGCCGAGTAGTCACCGTCGAGTCGGTGCCCGCCGCGCTGAGCGAGCTGCGCACTCGATGCGAACGATGGCCGCACGCCAGCAGCGTCTGTGACGACGTGCTGCGCGCCGTGCCATCCGACGCCGCGACACTGGCCGGGGTGGTGACCGAATCGCTTGCCTACTCGACCTTGCAGGCCGGGCCGGAGTTCGCGCGTTGGCTCGCCGAACGCGGCCAGGCCGCGATGCCCGAGATCGCGGACCCCGTGCTCGCGGAGCGCGACGGCGACACCCTACGGATTCGGTTCAACCGGCCGCACCGGCACAACGCCTTTTCTACCGATGCGCGGGCCGCGCTGCTCGAGGCGTTGACCGTCGCGCAGCTGGACCCGTCGGTGACCGCAATTGTATTGAGTGGCAACGGCCCATCGTTCTGCAGCGGCGGCGATCTCGCCGAATTCGGCAGCTTCGCCGACCCGGCGAGCGCGCACTTGGCCCGCACCCGGCACAGTCCTGCCCTGGTGCTCGATGCGCTCACCGCCCGGCTCGGCCGGTCGTGTCGAGCCGAAGTCCACGGCCGCGTGCTGGGCAGCGGGCTCGAGATGGCCGCGTTCTGCGGATGGATTGAGGCGCGGGAAGATTCAGTGTTCGGATTGCCCGAATTGAGCTTGGGGTTGATCCCGGGCGCGGGCGGTACCGTCAGCGTCACACGCCGGATCGGTCGCTGGCGTACCGCCTATCTGGTGCTGTCCGGCCGCACCATCGGTGCCAATACCGCGCTGGACTGGGGCTTGGTGGACGCGATTGGCGTTGGCACGCAACGGATCGCTCAGTAA
- the fadD4 gene encoding fatty-acid--CoA ligase FadD4 — MQIRPYLGADKPAVILYPSGTVVTFDDLEARANRLAHRFRQAGLREGDSVAILMENNEHIHAVMWAARRSGLYYVPINTHLTAAEAAYIIDNSNAKAIVGSAALRDALAGLAEHLPNGLPGLLLIAGPVSEGDLPGWERYPECVANQPDTPIDDEIEGDLLQYSSGTTGRPKGIKRQLPHVPPEDAPGMMSALVSFWLDPDAVYLSPAPLYHTAPSVWSMTIQAGGITTVVMEKFDAEGTLDAIQRHRVTHGQFVPAMFVRMLKLPQKVRDSYDLSSLKRVMHAAAPCPVEIKKQMMDWWGPIIDEYYASSEAHGSTLITAEDWLAHPGSVGKPMAGAVHILDENGDELAPGQAGEIYFEGGQSFEYLNDPTKTASSRSKQGWATVGDIGYLDEEGYLYLTDRRHHMIISGGVNIYPQEAENLLVTHPKVLDAAVFGVPDDEMGQRVVAVVQTVDPAGATEEFGNELMAWLRERLAHFKCPRSIAFEPQLPRTDTGKLYKNALIEKYSV; from the coding sequence ATGCAGATCCGCCCCTACCTCGGCGCCGACAAACCGGCGGTCATCCTCTATCCGTCCGGGACGGTCGTCACCTTCGACGACCTCGAGGCGCGGGCTAATCGGCTGGCGCACCGGTTTCGGCAAGCCGGCCTGCGTGAAGGCGACAGCGTCGCGATCCTGATGGAGAACAACGAGCACATCCACGCCGTGATGTGGGCGGCGCGGCGCAGCGGCCTGTACTACGTGCCGATCAACACCCACCTCACCGCGGCCGAGGCGGCCTACATCATCGACAACAGCAACGCCAAGGCGATCGTCGGCTCGGCGGCGCTGCGCGACGCTCTCGCCGGCCTGGCCGAGCACTTGCCCAACGGTCTGCCCGGGCTGCTGCTGATCGCTGGTCCTGTTTCGGAAGGCGACCTGCCGGGCTGGGAGCGCTACCCGGAATGCGTTGCGAATCAACCAGATACCCCGATCGACGACGAAATCGAGGGTGACCTGTTGCAGTATTCGTCGGGCACCACCGGCCGGCCCAAGGGCATCAAACGTCAACTGCCGCACGTGCCACCGGAAGACGCGCCGGGCATGATGTCCGCCCTGGTCAGTTTCTGGTTAGACCCCGACGCGGTATATCTGAGCCCGGCACCGCTGTATCACACCGCGCCGTCAGTGTGGTCGATGACGATCCAGGCCGGCGGCATCACCACGGTCGTCATGGAGAAGTTCGATGCCGAAGGCACCTTGGACGCGATCCAGCGGCACCGGGTCACCCACGGCCAGTTCGTTCCGGCGATGTTCGTCCGGATGCTGAAACTCCCTCAAAAAGTGCGTGATTCGTACGATCTGTCCAGCCTCAAACGGGTGATGCACGCTGCGGCCCCGTGTCCGGTCGAGATCAAAAAACAGATGATGGATTGGTGGGGGCCGATCATCGACGAGTATTACGCCTCCTCCGAAGCGCACGGTTCGACGTTGATCACCGCCGAGGATTGGCTGGCCCATCCCGGGTCGGTGGGTAAACCGATGGCCGGCGCCGTGCACATTCTCGACGAGAACGGCGACGAGCTGGCACCCGGTCAGGCTGGGGAGATCTACTTCGAAGGCGGACAGTCGTTCGAATACCTCAACGATCCAACGAAAACCGCGTCGTCGCGGTCCAAACAGGGATGGGCCACGGTCGGCGACATCGGATACCTCGACGAGGAGGGATACCTCTACCTCACCGACCGCCGCCACCACATGATCATCTCCGGTGGTGTCAACATTTACCCGCAGGAAGCCGAGAATCTTTTGGTGACGCATCCAAAAGTGTTGGACGCCGCGGTGTTCGGCGTGCCCGATGACGAGATGGGGCAGCGGGTGGTGGCGGTCGTTCAGACGGTGGACCCCGCTGGCGCCACCGAAGAGTTCGGTAACGAGCTGATGGCCTGGCTGCGAGAGCGGCTGGCGCACTTCAAATGTCCGCGCTCGATCGCTTTTGAACCGCAGCTACCCCGCACCGACACCGGCAAGCTCTACAAGAACGCCCTGATCGAGAAGTATTCGGTGTGA